The following proteins are encoded in a genomic region of Catellatospora sp. TT07R-123:
- the speB gene encoding agmatinase, with the protein MTRYGAMFGPDITFLGVPRCDWREPDGYADADVVILGAPFDGGTSHRPGTRFGPSAIRGTDYLPHDSSRPHLALRVDPLGPDLTVFDAGDVEVYSGEVLRSCQAIEEAVAFIAGHGAVPLILGGDHTITWPDVTGVSRRWGAGRVSVIHFDAHADTGDITFGSLYGHGQPMRRLIESGAVRGDRFLQLGLRGYWPEPPTLDWMAAQGMRSYHMAEIVDRGLDAVLAEAFTIALDDCDAVFLSVDVDVCDPAHAPGTGTPEPGGLSARQLLDAVSLICRTLPIAGIDVVEVSPPYDHAEITALLGNRVVLEALSGLARARRDAHSPTPWNPATPLLDQRPT; encoded by the coding sequence ATGACACGGTATGGGGCGATGTTCGGTCCGGACATCACCTTCCTGGGCGTACCCCGCTGCGACTGGCGCGAGCCCGACGGCTACGCCGACGCCGACGTGGTCATCCTCGGCGCGCCGTTCGACGGCGGCACCTCGCACCGGCCCGGCACCCGGTTCGGCCCCTCCGCCATCCGCGGCACCGACTACCTACCGCACGACTCGTCCCGCCCGCACCTGGCGCTGCGCGTCGACCCGCTGGGCCCCGACCTGACCGTGTTCGACGCGGGCGACGTCGAGGTCTACAGCGGCGAGGTGCTGCGCAGCTGCCAGGCGATCGAGGAGGCGGTGGCGTTCATCGCCGGCCACGGAGCCGTCCCGCTGATCCTCGGCGGCGACCACACCATCACCTGGCCCGACGTCACCGGGGTGTCCCGCCGGTGGGGCGCCGGGCGCGTCTCGGTCATCCACTTCGACGCGCACGCCGACACCGGCGACATCACCTTCGGCTCCCTGTACGGCCACGGCCAGCCCATGCGCCGCCTGATCGAGTCCGGCGCGGTGCGCGGCGACCGGTTCCTCCAGCTCGGCCTGCGCGGCTACTGGCCCGAGCCGCCGACGCTGGACTGGATGGCGGCGCAGGGGATGCGCTCGTACCACATGGCCGAGATCGTCGACCGGGGGCTGGACGCGGTGCTGGCCGAGGCGTTCACGATCGCGCTGGACGACTGCGACGCGGTGTTCCTGTCCGTCGACGTCGACGTGTGCGACCCGGCCCACGCACCCGGCACCGGCACCCCCGAACCCGGCGGCCTGTCCGCCCGGCAGCTGCTGGACGCGGTGTCGCTGATCTGCCGGACGCTGCCGATCGCAGGCATCGACGTCGTCGAGGTGTCCCCGCCGTACGACCACGCCGAGATCACCGCCCTGCTCGGCAACCGGGTGGTCCTGGAGGCCCTGTCCGGCCTGGCCCGCGCCCGCCGCGACGCCCACTCCCCCACCCCGTGGAACCCCGCCACCCCGCTGCTCGACCAGCGCCCGACCTGA
- a CDS encoding OmpA family protein, which yields MARREPGRGRTAPRSILALALLGTLVLPTAACSRCCPPEVTFAALPPCLEQGGQLALAVGVRSNQPVPELPTEVLTLVQRSAYDGKRIIVFGVDGDPKSAGDGTFRSGAQNDIAWRRDLENFENGIAHAVTSVKAAKAQANPLEAVALAGEAVGSGGTVVLLDSGLQTMAPMDFRQEGMIDADPAELVDFLEKQHQLPHLEGQALVLVGIGKTMAPQASLDTARRENLLAIWREIGARAKARCVQELSAGQHDQAPSGTPEVGVVAIPEPPNPPAEDVCTAIRIPDAGRVRFKPNTAEFLSEADATEALKVYAERIKSSKYTVKLTGTTSSSGENRNTDSKKKLSLDRAEAVKRILVGLGVDAAGIETFGAGMDFPGYLRDRDAEGRLVPNLASRNRNVILEFTGCG from the coding sequence GTGGCGCGGCGTGAACCGGGGCGCGGCCGCACCGCGCCCCGCTCGATCCTGGCCCTGGCGCTGCTGGGCACGCTGGTCCTGCCCACCGCGGCGTGCTCGCGGTGCTGCCCGCCGGAGGTGACGTTCGCGGCGCTGCCGCCCTGCCTGGAGCAGGGCGGACAGCTCGCGCTGGCGGTCGGCGTACGGTCGAACCAGCCGGTGCCCGAGCTGCCCACCGAGGTGCTCACCCTGGTCCAGCGCAGCGCGTACGACGGCAAGCGGATCATCGTGTTCGGCGTCGACGGCGACCCGAAGTCGGCCGGTGACGGGACCTTCCGCAGCGGTGCCCAGAACGACATCGCCTGGCGCCGGGACCTGGAGAACTTCGAGAACGGCATCGCCCACGCGGTGACCTCGGTGAAGGCCGCGAAGGCGCAGGCGAACCCGCTGGAGGCGGTGGCCCTGGCCGGCGAGGCCGTCGGCAGCGGCGGCACGGTGGTGCTGCTGGACTCCGGGCTCCAGACGATGGCCCCGATGGACTTCCGCCAGGAGGGCATGATCGACGCCGACCCGGCGGAGCTGGTGGACTTCCTGGAGAAGCAGCACCAGCTGCCGCACCTGGAGGGCCAGGCCCTGGTGCTGGTCGGGATCGGCAAGACGATGGCGCCGCAGGCGTCGCTGGACACCGCCCGCCGGGAGAACCTGCTGGCGATCTGGCGCGAGATCGGCGCCCGCGCCAAGGCCCGCTGCGTGCAGGAGCTGTCCGCCGGGCAGCACGACCAGGCCCCCTCCGGCACGCCCGAGGTGGGCGTGGTCGCCATCCCGGAGCCGCCCAACCCGCCGGCGGAGGACGTCTGCACCGCGATCAGGATCCCGGACGCCGGCCGGGTGCGGTTCAAGCCCAACACCGCGGAGTTCCTCAGCGAGGCCGACGCGACGGAGGCGCTCAAGGTCTACGCCGAACGGATCAAGTCCTCCAAGTACACGGTGAAGCTCACCGGTACCACCTCGTCGTCAGGCGAGAACCGCAACACCGACAGCAAGAAGAAGCTCTCGCTGGACCGGGCGGAGGCCGTGAAGCGGATCCTGGTCGGGCTCGGCGTCGACGCCGCGGGCATCGAGACGTTCGGCGCCGGGATGGACTTCCCGGGGTACCTCCGCGACCGCGACGCCGAGGGGCGGCTGGTGCCGAACCTGGCCAGCCGCAACCGCAACGTCATCCTGGAGTTCACCGGCTGCGGCTAG